A DNA window from Zingiber officinale cultivar Zhangliang chromosome 3A, Zo_v1.1, whole genome shotgun sequence contains the following coding sequences:
- the LOC122053069 gene encoding U-box domain-containing protein 26-like, producing the protein MSFPELFRCPIGLDLFTDPVALSTGQTYDRVNIEKWLAYGNLTCPVTMQRLSDTSLVPNHTLRHLIEQWLLANSAVFTTVPMKSTDVTLSALKHNLQFRESTTVTKLETLRIIKLLSSESSARQASLVREGLFELLLQVLFQFPMAEDAEIVELALDGLLNLSPSSDLESVNMLRDESNLVQLVFLLEEGNSRVKTRLCCLLEAIASCSLARELCLVLGRREKLLQVLVSLLLDKSEFRGLTEAALRAICSLCSLEANRNTAIREGAMDGLVGYLSSAIYASRSRNPNASLALATLEQLLALEVGKRRMSKMENGVMVLVKMVFRVPCDKGCSEHAVGALLLLCNDSAKARTDAINAGVLTQLLLLLQSQSGEQVKSKARALLKLLRAKWATDQGGL; encoded by the coding sequence ATGAGTTTTCCTGAGTTGTTCAGGTGCCCAATTGGCCTCGATTTGTTCACTGATCCAGTGGCTCTCAGCACGGGCCAGACTTATGATCGGGTGAACATCGAGAAGTGGCTTGCCTATGGCAACTTGACCTGCCCCGTAACAATGCAGAGGCTCTCTGACACATCCTTAGTTCCCAACCACACCCTCAGGCATTTGATCGAGCAGTGGCTCCTTGCAAATTCTGCCGTGTTTACTACTGTCCCAATGAAAAGCACGGATGTAACACTATCTGCGCTCAAGCACAACCTCCAATTCAGAGAATCCACCACTGTGACAAAGCTGGAAACACTTCGAATTATCAAACTTCTGTCTTCGGAGTCGAGCGCTAGGCAGGCTAGTTTGGTTCGAGAAGGCTTGTTTGAGCTGCTGCTGCAAGTGCTCTTCCAGTTTCCAATGGCAGAGGATGCTGAGATCGTAGAGCTTGCTCTCGATGGACTTCTCAATCTAAGTCCTTCGAGTGACTTGGAGTCTGTGAACATGTTGAGGGATGAATCCAACTTGGTTCAACTAGTGTTTTTACTAGAAGAAGGGAATTCCAGAGTGAAGACCAGATTGTGCTGCCTGTTGGAGGCAATCGCATCGTGTAGTTTGGCACGTGAGCTGTGTCTCGTCCTAGGAAGAAGGGAAAAGCTACTCCAAGTGCTGGTCTCTCTTCTGCTCGACAAATCCGAATTCCGAGGGCTAACGGAGGCTGCCCTCAGGGCAATCTGCAGTCTGTGCTCACTCGAAGCTAACAGGAACACTGCGATCAGAGAAGGCGCCATGGACGGCCTCGTTGGTTACCTTTCAAGCGCGATCTATGCTTCGCGTTCACGGAACCCGAACGCGAGTTTAGCTCTGGCTACGCTCGAGCAACTTCTGGCGCTGGAAGTTGGCAAGAGGAGGATGAGCAAGATGGAGAACGGGGTGATGGTGCTGGTGAAGATGGTGTTCAGGGTGCCCTGTGATAAGGGGTGCAGTGAGCATGCCGTTGGGGCGCTGCTGCTGCTGTGCAATGATTCGGCCAAAGCAAGAACGGATGCCATTAACGCCGGGGTGTTGACgcagctgctgctgctgctgcagagCCAGAGCGGCGAGCAGGTCAAGTCCAAGGCCAGAGCTCTGCTGAAGCTGCTGAGAGCCAAGTGGGCGACGGACCAAGGAGGACTGTGA
- the LOC122053070 gene encoding MADS-box transcription factor 2-like, with the protein MGRGKIEIKRIENSTNRQVTFSKRRNGIIKKAREISILCEAQVSVVIFSSSGKMSEYCSPSTTLPKVLERYQTNSGEKLWDAKHESLSVEIERVKKENDNMQIELRHLKGEDLNSLYPKELIPIEEALQIGLTSVREKQMEIWKMHKKNEKLLEEENKQLTYMLHHQQLAMDGSVQGLELGYKDREFAPQMTMAFRVQPIQPNLHESK; encoded by the exons ATGGGGCGCGGGAAGATCGAGATCAAGCGGATCGAGAATTCCACCAACCGGCAGGTCACCTTCTCCAAGCGCCGCAATGGGATCATTAAGAAGGCGAGAGAGATCAGCATCCTCTGCGAAGCGCAGGTCTCCGTCGTCATATTCTCAAGCTCTGGCAAGATGTCCGAGTACTGCAGCCCCTCCACCAC TTTGCCGAAGGTTTTGGAGAGGTACCAGACGAACTCCGGCGAAAAGCTCTGGGATGCAAAGCACGAG AGTTTGAGTGTTGAAATTGAACGAGTTAAGAAAGAGAACGACAACATGCAGATTGAACtaag GCATCTCAAGGGTGAGGATCTGAACTCCCTTTACCCAAAAGAATTAATTCCAATCGAAGAAGCTCTTCAGATTGGCCTTACAAGCGTAAGGGAGAAGCAA ATGGAGATCTGGAAGATGCACAAGAAGAAT GAAAAGTTGCTTGAGGAGGAGAACAAGCAACTGACTTATATGCTG CACCATCAGCAATTGGCAATGGATGGAAGCGTGCAGGGACTAGAGCTTGGATACAAAGATAGGGAGTTTGCTCCACAAATGACTATGGCCTTCCGTGTGCAGCCAATCCAGCCTAACTTGCACGAAAGCAAATGA